The sequence GGCGCAGCTGGGGCAGGCACCATGCTCGCCGGCCGAATGACAGGCGTATTCGGTTGGGGCTGGATTGCCTTCGGTGTTGCTTTCAATCATGGGCGAACTCACTCGGAACCTGTTGCTGAAGATAGCGGCTAGTCTGGCGGAGGCTGGAGCCCGTTCGTCACCGGACCGCGCCGTTTCGTAAGCATGACCAGGCGTATGGTAGGCCAGAAACCCAATCAATGATGGCGCAATGCTACGACAGGGGTGGTTAAGCCGAGTTCCGCTTGCGAAGGGCCGAGCGCTGTTCGCGGTCAAGACCGCTCCCACAGTTGGTGCGTCAGTCGTGGCGTCGACATGGGGTGGGGCTGATATGCGAGCAGCGATGGGCCAGCGTTCGGCGCTGGGTTTGTCGCGATAGGGCCCGGGGCTCGGTTGGCGTGAAGGATTGAGCCGGGTCTGGTTTTTCGATGGAGGCAGGGCCGAGTGTTGTTCGCGGTCGAGACCGCTCCCACAAGTAATGTGTTTCAGTCGTGGCGTCGAGATCGGCGACGCTGATTCGCGCATGCCAAGCACGCAAAAGTAGGGCGCTGCGCACGGCCTGCTTTTGTGGGAGGCCCGACCCGGGGCGAAGCTTTTCTGGCACCGAGCCGGCGCCATTCGCCACGGGCGCGCCTACAGCTTCGTCTGAATGGCATCACCGCCTCGTGGCTGGCCTGAGGTCAGGCCACGATGCGCTCGCGCATGCTATGCACGCAAAAGCAGTGTGCGCCGTGCACGGCCTGCTTTCGTGGGAGGCCCGACCCGGGGCGAAGCTTTTCTGTCACCGAGCCGGCGCCATTCGCCACGGGCGCGCCTACAGCTTCGTCTGAATGGCATCACCGCCTCGTGGCTGGCCTGAGGTCAGGCCACGATGCGCTCGCGCACGCTATGCACGCAAAAGCAGTGTGCGCCGTGCACGGCCTGCTTTCGTGGGAGGCCCGACCCGGGGCGAAGCTTTTCTGGCACCGAGCCGGCGCCATTCGCCACGGGCGCGCCTACAACATTCTCCAGAACGGCATGGCCGCCTCGTGGCTGGCCTGAAGTCAGGCCACGACGCGCGCGATGGCTGCCGCCAACTGATCGAGCCGTGCGGCATCCAGCCCGGCGATGTTCGCCCGGCCGCTTTCCACCAGATACACCGAATTCTCGCGCCGCAGGCGCAGCACCTGCTCGGCCGTCAGGCCGGTATAGGAGAACATCCCGCGTTGCTGCGCGATATGCGCGAAGCGCTCGGCCAGACCGTGCGGCGCCAAGGCTTCGACCAGGCCCGTGCGCAGCCCGGCGATGCGCTCGCGTTTGGCGGCGACTTCCTGCTGCCAGAGCTGACGCAGCTCGGTGTTCGAAAGGATCGTCGCCACCACGGCAGCGCCATGGGACGGCGGTGTCGACCAGAGGCTGCGCGCCACCGAGGCGAACTGGCTGCGTACGTCGATCAGCGATTCGCCGTCGGCGGCGACCACGATCAACGCACCGGTGCGTTCGCGGTACAGGCCGAAGTTCTTCGAGCAGGAGCTGGTGATCAGCACTTCCGGCAGGGCCTCGACGAACAGGCGGACGGCCCAGGCGTCTTCGTCCAGCCCATCGCCGAATCCCTGATAGGCGAAATCGAACAGCGGCAGCAGCTCGCGCTTGCGGACGATCTCCAGCACCTGGCGCCAGTCGTCCTGGCTCAGGTCGTAACCGGTGGGGTTGTGGCAGCAGGCGTGCAGCAACACCACGTCGCCAGCCGGAATCCGCTCCAGCGCGGCGAGCATGCCCGGCACGTCCAGGCGGTTCTGCGCATCGACGTAGGGATAGTGCTCGACCTTCAACCGGGCGGCGGCGAACAGGGTTTCGTGGATCGGCCAGGTCGGGTCGCTGAGCCAGAGGCTGCGCCCTGGCAGGCATTTGGTGATGAAGTCGCCCACCAGCCGCAGCGCGCCGGTGCCACCCGGCGTCTGGGTGCAGCCGGCACGGTTGTCGACCAGCGCTGGTGAGCCTTCGCCCAGCACCAGCCGTAGCAGCTGCTCACCGAACAGTGGGTCGCCATGGCCGCCGATATAGCTCTTGGTCTGTTCGCTCTCGATCAGCCGCTGCTCGGCGAGTTTGACCGCCTTGGGAATCGGCGTCAGGCCCAGGGCGTCCTTGTAGACGCCGACGCCGAGGTCGAGCTTGGCCGGATTCGGATCGGCGCGATAGGCATCGAGCAGGCCGAGGATCGGGTCGCCCGGGACTCGCGTAACGTCGCTGAAATGCTTCACTTGCGGCCCTCGGCGGTTTTCGCGACCTCGTCGGTGCGCGCGGCCATGATGAAGTCGTTGCGGTGCAGGCCCTTGATCGAGTGGCTCCACCAGGTCACGGTGACTTTGCCCCACTCGGTGAGCAGGCCCGGGTGGTGACCTTCCGCTTCGGCGATTTCGCCGACGGCGTTGGTGAAGGCCAGGGCGTGCTTGAAGTTCTTGAACAGGAAGACCTTTTCCAGCTCCATGTGGCCGTGGCGGGTCTCGATGTTCCAGTCGGGGATCTGCTTGATCAGTGCGGCCAGTTCGTCATCGGAAACCTTCGGGGCGTCGGCGCGGCAGGCTTCGCAGTGGGCTTGGGTCAGAGCGGTCATGGCTAGGTCCTTGTGGTGATGTTGATAAGAGTTAAGCAGCGTAGGGTGGACAACGCCGCAGGCTTGTCCACGCGTGGGGTTCGGTCCGGCACCTTGCAAGAGGCCTCGTCGTGGTCGGTGGATGAGCCTTCGTACAAGCCAAAGGCTTCGCGGCCAAGGCCGCCCCCCTGAGGCGGGCAAAGACCGTGGGAGCGGTCGGGGACGCCCAGTCTTGACCGCGAATAGCCCTCGTAGCCAAGTCGGGTGCCTCCAGCGCCGATACCAGTACCGGTAATAGTCAGGCCGCCTTCGGCGGAAACTTCGGCTGGTGCAGGCCCAACTGCATGGCGGTGCGGACGTGGGCCATGATGTCTTCAT comes from Stutzerimonas stutzeri and encodes:
- a CDS encoding amino acid aminotransferase, translated to MKHFSDVTRVPGDPILGLLDAYRADPNPAKLDLGVGVYKDALGLTPIPKAVKLAEQRLIESEQTKSYIGGHGDPLFGEQLLRLVLGEGSPALVDNRAGCTQTPGGTGALRLVGDFITKCLPGRSLWLSDPTWPIHETLFAAARLKVEHYPYVDAQNRLDVPGMLAALERIPAGDVVLLHACCHNPTGYDLSQDDWRQVLEIVRKRELLPLFDFAYQGFGDGLDEDAWAVRLFVEALPEVLITSSCSKNFGLYRERTGALIVVAADGESLIDVRSQFASVARSLWSTPPSHGAAVVATILSNTELRQLWQQEVAAKRERIAGLRTGLVEALAPHGLAERFAHIAQQRGMFSYTGLTAEQVLRLRRENSVYLVESGRANIAGLDAARLDQLAAAIARVVA
- a CDS encoding 4a-hydroxytetrahydrobiopterin dehydratase; its protein translation is MTALTQAHCEACRADAPKVSDDELAALIKQIPDWNIETRHGHMELEKVFLFKNFKHALAFTNAVGEIAEAEGHHPGLLTEWGKVTVTWWSHSIKGLHRNDFIMAARTDEVAKTAEGRK